GCCAAGTGAAATGGGAAGGAAGGTTCCCCAATGTTCCTTGGTCCCTCTACCACCTGCAGTGTCCCCAGGCTACCCCTCACCTGGCACAGCACCTCCCACAGTACCCTATTTTCCACCCCACTCTCTAAGAAATATCATACTTGCAGAAGGAACTCTCTTCACAGGTCTTAAAGTTGCTTCTATCCACAGCAAGGGTAACTCCCAGGCAGACCCCTACACAAGCCAGTACCAAAGCTGCCCCAGACCTAgggaggaaaaagacaaagagggaaCAATCAGCACAGAGGTCAGAAAAGGCCCCACCTTCACAGGGAAAGGCCCCTTCCCACCACAACCCTAAAGGGGGAGAAATATAAGGAGTCTGGTTAAACAGAAGAGAAGGCAGCGTGGACATGGGGTGAAGTGTCAAGCCTGAGGAGTTGGCTCGCTCACACCTTCCCTTcaaaaggcagaggaagtggACACAGGATCTTTGGCCTTCAGAGGCCCTGGTATTGACTCTAGTTACATCAGCTTCTCAGAGGAAAGGAGCAGTAACAGCTGCTCCCAGGGGAAGTGATGGCCCCATGTGAGGAACAGAGAAACAAAGCCAGCCATGCCTTTCCACGGGCAAGGCATTAGGTGGAGCTACGGTGGAAAAGTTAAAGATGTACCCTCAGCTGGCCTGTGGTCAGCTAGAATACCTAGAATCCCAATATCCCTAGCACCCTTGACATCCTGCTCCTAGATCTTCAAAGTCAGTCACCACTACTGGGTAACCATAGCCACATGTATTGAGTCCTAACATATCCCCAGAGATCAGACTAACTGCCTATATCCTCAGTTTTCAACTCTCcctgaagtttttaaaagtatcagtctcatcccagagattctgatcGAACGGACACAAACAGGGGCCTGGGCATGTTTTTAAAATCGCTTCAAACAATACTAATGGACAACCATCATTCAAAACTTCTTCTTGATACACACtacctctttttcatttctttcattgtttaCTTAGTGAATGTAAGGTTAGAGTTTTACCCAGATGGGAAAATTGAAGCATAAAAGGTTCAATAATCCATCCAAAACTAAACTGCTAATAAGGGCTGAAAGTGGGATCGAACTCAGCTCCGCCTGACTCTGGGGCCCAAGTACTTCATGATACACAATACAGCACACCACCTACCAGCAGGGCCTGCCTCATTGAGGACCATTACCCCAAGGTTACCACAAACTGTCACTTCCCCCAACGTCCTATCAAATGACCAACAAAGGACTAATTGGCCTATTTAAGCAAGTTAGTTTGAAAGGCATGTTCATCCATTCTCAGTAAATCCTAAACAGAGGTCCTCAAACTTCACTGTTAAGAATTAGCTGCAGTGTTTAGTAAATGTAGATTCCCAAATCCCGGGgcggaatctgcattttaaacatgCTTTTCCAGTGACAAATGTGGGTTGTCCAGGAGCACACTCTTAAGTGTGTGTCCCaaataggaagagaaaacaaacacaggcttctcttaaaatcttaaaactttgcAAAGTGTTAACAAAGTAACTAAAGACTATATATACATTGTATCCAGCATTAGCCTCAATCTGTTTGACAGCTAAAGGTAAGGAAAATCACCAGAAAGGAGATGGCAGAACATAGTCCTTCAGTTCCAGAAGAATGTGAAAAGCAATGCAGGACACACAGAAAAGTGAGAACACCAGGCACTGTCTTTTGATAGGCCAAGCAGGAATAATAagaatcaaaagaagaaatgctACCAAAAAACTCAACAGCTAAGCTTGTGGCCCAGGTCCTGAGGAGTGATGGCAGCAGGTACCCTGAACCACTGACCCCATGTCCACCTGCCCAAAGCGGCAGTAATCAGAAGTAAAGTGAGTTAAATACCCTCTGGAGTTCTAGTTACACAACCTGTGCAATGGGCTTGGGGGAAATGCCAATGAGGTTAGGATTTCTAAAAGATCTTTCAGAAGTGACCTGTTGGAAGGCCCTAGGAACTCAGGAATGCCTCGAATGCCCCAGAGCAAGAGGTGGTCACAAGCCAAAGTCAGGAATGAGCCGCAGGATAAGGTGCACCCGTTTATTGTTTCAGATCACAGACTTCAGAGAGGTGAGTTTACAGTCCAATCTTTTTTTTCACTGCTGGTCACAGGACatgcctctcccaccccagtACATCCGTTATGTCCAGGTAAACGCTTTGTGGCGTTGGTGATTGTTTCGAACCGTTTTTTTCGGTAATAGAAACTCGAGAGCGCAGACCAAAACATTCAATTGCCATGTTGTGTTTGAGCACCATCATCCAGAGAGACCGTGAACTTACGGGATCCTGCCCCAGCCGTGCCCAGCGACCGTGAACACCGAAAAAGCTAGGGTTGGTGTCCATGTGAAGACAAGGGCAGGGCAGGGTCcggggctctggggtgggggtggggggcgcataGGGCAAGAAGGGTAGTGCAGGCGGGACAGCATTCCGCGGTGTTTCCCGGATGAGGGGCCCGAAGGACAGTGGGCTGCGTTCCCAGAGGCCCTGTCGCGTCTAGTCCCCGCCCGGATAGCCCCGCACACTGCAGGAAGGAGGCGGCAGAGTTAACCGCCGCGAGCCGCCAAGGGAGGGGGGCGGCTGAGAGCAGCCAAGGCCAAGAAGAGCGAACGGTTGCGGCCCTCATGAGCCGCCGGGCTGGAGCTGGGTGCCCCAGAAGCAGGGGCCCCCAGCACCGCGCGGATCTACCGCGAGGAAACCGGGGGAGACTGAGGCCACCTCCAGAGGGACAAAAGGTGCTCACGAGGCCGGGGGGGTAACAGAGTCTCAGGAGGACTCCCAGGAAGAAGAGATATGGGGTTTGGGGGGCCTGGGGGCGTCCCGGGCGTGCCCCCGGGTTCCGGGCTCCTCACCGCCTCCTACGCGCCGCCACTGCCGCTACCGCCGCCATCTTGTGCCGGGTTTGCTCCTTGACCCCGAGCCTCTCCTCCCCCCGCGCGCGCTGAGACACGTACCTTAGTGCCCGCCCCTTCCGGCCTTCTGATTGGCCCGACCAGAGAGCGGCCGGGGAGCTGTCCCATTGGCAGAGCGCACACAATAAACGCCCGCGTCTGGCGGGTCCAAGGGCGTGGCTTGCGGGCGGGGGTGGGATTGTCCAGAGCCAGGCGCTGTCCGACTTTACCAGCTCTAAGCATCAGACAGAGGCACTGGACTCTGCTTTTCTCAACTCGgcaaattttatttagaaaaaaaggtgggggaggaaaaaagtgACAGCGCTCTTTAGCCTAGGGTTTTAGAAGAGAAACCTCCACCTTTCTGCAGCACCTTAgccccctctctttctcactgCTCAACCTCCCTTGGCTTCCGAAGCTTGGAAAAGGCTATGTCCCCTGCCGAAGGAGAGTGGACGGTGAAGGTGCCTGAAAACGGCCAGAGAAAAGGCCCAGGCGATCAATGTTGCGGTGGAGGACACTGTGCAGCACAGCAAGATGGGGTCCGCCCTCACCGCCACCCTCCCTGGAGAAGTCCCGGATGAAGCGGCCACGCTCTGACTGGAAGATGAACTTCTGGGGCAATGGTCCATGCTCCCGGAGAAAGCCCCAGACACTGAGCAGCAGCAGACGCACTTCAAAAGGTGCCAGCTGGCTAAATACCTCGTGCATATTACCCAGGGCTGGTGGCAGGAGGCTTCCCTCTGCCATGACAGCTACCAGGGTGCAGGATGCCTCCAGGTGCCAGGGAGAGTGAGCTGTATCAGGGTGGCGAGAGGCTTCCCAATGACCCAGAAGGGCAGCTAGTAGCCCCCGCAGGAGCACGGAGCAGTAGcacagggctgggggagcagcgGCTACCAGCTTCAACAGCTCAAAGAGCAGGGGCTGTTCCCGGAAGCGTCGGCCAATGCGGAGATCCCGCTCCACTGTGGCCCTGGCATGCTCCTCAGGGGGCCAGGCCAGCTCAGCACCAGCTGCATCAGGACACACGCTCTCCACCAAGGTCACTGCCACCGCTTTGGCTGCCTCCGGGCTCAGGGTGGGagccccccagcagcccccacatTCAGTACCCCCAGGGGCACTGCAGCAGTGCACCAGGAGGCTGAGCAGGCTCTGGGTGTTATAGCTCACTTCCTGCTGATTGCGCGACTGGACAAACTTCGGTGGCTTTAGGCCACGACCTATGACTCCAGCATGGAAAACTGACCAAATCCCTCCAGGTCCTGGCACAGCTGCAGTGTGCCGCCGGTTTGTGTCCAACAGGGAGGCAGAGGCCAAAGGAGCAGAGACAACCGAAAGAGTCTCGTTGTCCCTATCCACTTCCCCTCCAAACAGTTCTGCGTTGCCCCGATGTAAGGCTCCCTCAACTAGCAGCTGCAAGACAGCCTTGAGCCCAGCTGGGGAGGTCTGAGAGAGGCGGGTAAGAAGCTGAGAGGCCGATGCCACCCCTGGAGGGCCATGCAGCCTCAGAGAGGCAAAGAAGCGATGTACTCCAGCTCTCACCAGCCCCAGGAGTTGGGACGGGGACAGGGATTCTTGAGGAAAGGGACAAATGGCCAGCAGGGAGGCAGCAGCTTCAGCTACTTCCTCCTCAGGATGTAGCAGGAGAGGAGCCAGGTCAGACAAATGGGCTGATGCAGACTCCCCAAACCGGGCCCCTAGGGCTGCAGGGCCCTCACCACCCTGCTGTTCCCACCCCACTAGCAGTGCCAAGTTACGCAGGAACCGGGCAGTGAAGAGAGGCTGCAGAGTCCCTGCGTGTACCCGAGCCAGGCAGCTTCGGAAAGCCAGAGGCAGAAGGCCAGAGAGACTGACCACCAGCCCTGCATATAATTGGGTGGCCAGACTCAACTCTTCAGGGCCTCGGGCCCGGCTCAGGAGATGGCCCAAGGCCTCAGGTCCACAGCTAGGCCGAGTATAGACAGAGAGCAGGCCCAGGAGCTGGTGTTGCCAGAGAAAGCGCTTCCGCTCCAATCGTAACGTCTCTCCACACAGCTCTCCAACGTGGTTTCTTAGCGCATCTAGAAAGGGCacagggcgggggggtgggggtgggcccAGCACCCCTTCCCCAGGAGGCCCTCCCCGGTGATGAACCAGTTTTTGCagatgcagcagcagcagctggatcAGCCGGTCACAGGCCTCACGTACAGTGTCCGGCACAGCCAGGCCCTGGGTAGTAATGACTGAGGCAGGCATAGCTGTGTCCACCAGAAACTGCAGGAGGCGGTAGGCACCTGCCCCCGAGGCCTGGCTCACCAGGTGCACAGCCAGATTCAGCATGTTGTCCAGCTCCTCTCGGGGGAATCCCTGCAGGTGTTGCTGCAGCTGACTCAGTACAGCTGGGGGCTTAAGGCAGTCCACCAGCTCTCCAGAGACGGTGCCCAGCAAAGCTGGTGACATGACCGCCAGCTGCAGTAGGAAAGGAACTGTGGCCTGAAGGGACGGGTCACCACTCCGGCCCCCAGAGCCCCCTGCCAGGCTATCATGGAACATTCGAAGGAGCTCCCGGCGGATGCTGTCTCCGTGGCGGGAGGCCAGGTGCCCTAGGATGCCTACAACTGAGGCAATCTTGGGCACCCGTTTCTCCCCAGGGATAGCAGGAGATCCAGGGAACGGGTCTATAGAGGGGGTCTGAGAAGAGCTTCCACCACTGCCACCAGCTCCACCTCCAGCCCCACCGTGAACACAGAAATCCTTAAGGCCACAGGAGAGAACTCGGGAGATGATAGTGCCAGGAAAAGAGGAGCCAATATGGGCCACAACCCAGTCGAAGTGTGGGGAATGCTGGACAGAGGTATCCAGCAAGGCATCCACGCAGGCATCTGGGCAACTACCAATGAGAGCTGAGAGACACTGAACATAGATGTCCATTAATGTGCGGGTGGCCCGACAGCCCATCCACAGCTGCAGCAATTCGTTGAGAGAGCCAGTGGCATGGGGCACACGCTGGTGCTGGCCTGAGTATGTGCTGCTCAGCTGCCCCATGAGGTCAATGGACCATGCACTAATCACAGGTGCCCAGGCCTTTGGGTTGGCCCGGATAAACTCAGACAGCACCTGCTGTACTTCCTGCACCACATCTTCTAGACCAGGTCCCCCAGCTGGGAcatgggagggtgggggtggacgGAGGTGAGGGGGGCCAGCCACAGGGCTTTCGTCCAGGGCAGCCAGGTGGGCCCGGACACTCTCATCAAAGACTCCTCGCAAGTGGTCAAGCACAGCAGCCCGGGCAGGTGGCAAAGAGCGGAGCAGGAGAAGACCACAGCGGGCATGTTCCCGGGCCGAGAGTTGGTGGCCCAGAATAGGGTCCACGCCAGTCAGAAAAGCCTTGATTTCCTGGGACAGCTCTTGAGCACTGGAAGGaagcaagagaagcagacttaGAGCGCTGCAAGATGTTAGGCACATTACATTCCCCCGTgagctttggtttctttccaCGTAAAAGAGGGATAACGGTACCTCCTTCATAAGATAATgtacatgaggggcgcctgggtggctcagtgggttaaagcctctgccttcggctcaggtcatgatcccagggtcctgagatcgagccccgcatcgggccctctgctcaccagggagcctgcttcccttcctctctctctgcctgcctctctgcctatttgtgatctctgtcaaataaataaataaaatctttaaaaaaaaaaaaaagacggattgcatagagcactgggtgtggtgcaaaaataatgaatattgttatgctgaaaaaataaaaattttaaaaaaaaaaagataatgtacaTGAAGCAGTTAAGCACGGTAACAAGTTCACACTCATCACCcaataaatacttttctttcaaTAATAATATCAATGTTAGGTAACTCATGTAAGGTATTCTCTTAGGAACTTTATGTGTATTATTCCAATCCAGACAACAGCCCCAAAAAGGTATgatcccactttacagataagaaaaccaaggttAAGTTATCAGATTATAAACTCCAAAAGGGTAGTAAACATTTCTGTGCTCTTCAACATGGAATACCTTTCTATTGAGGCTCCTGGTATATGGGAAGTACTCCATTAAGTATTTGCTGAACTGAGTAAATATATATTGTGTGGCTATAACATCTGCTTTAAAAAACACCTTTCCTGCTTGACTGCGCCCCCCCAAAACACAAGCTCTTAAAGAAAATCCTAAGCTCAAGCTTGTCCCTCATTAAGGCTTCCTAGTACCTGTTTCTTCCCATATTCTGCAAGCCTCCTAACCACCCACCACCTGAACTCCACATCAACAACCACCTTCCAGGCATCCTCAGTGTGCCTAGGAATCACGGTGTCCCAGGATACAGACAACGTAATGCCTGCTTTTCAGCCCTTCTCCTCCCAAAACCTATGGCTTCAGTCTTAGGCGTTCAGAAACCAGTGTTATGGGAAGAGGCAAAGTCCCCTTCCTCTGACTGCCTTTTCTGCCAAAGAACACCGCATCCTCTAAGAGCTGATAGGGCTCCGTGCCCtcattccttaaataaataaacaaataaacaaaccaccGTAAGGTGAGGGAGAGTAGCTTAGTTGGAGGGCAAGGTAAAGGCTAGAGGGAAGCATTTTGTGGGTTTCCGGGCCTGGGTTTCCAGGGAGTCTCCATGAAGTCAGGGGACCCTGGGTTCTCTCGGGTCTAAAAGGGGTAGGACAGCTCGGTTCCCAAGAGTTCTGATATCCCCAACTCTTGGGAGAACAAGGCCGGAATCTGGGGTAACTAAGCGTTGGGGTTTAGGAGGAGGCAAGACCAAGGTCTTAGGAGTGCGGGGACTGGAGCCCAGAGTTTTGGTGAGGCAGTCCCTGAGTTCTGGGAAGACCCGACCAGGAATCTCTGAGAACCCTGACGCGAGTTCTCGAGGTAGGATCTGGGTTTCTGCCGAGAAGCCTGGGGATCGGCGCAGGGCCGCGCGATGGGGGAAGATGCCAGGGGCTCTGACTACCTGAGCGGCGCGGGACCGTGGGTGGCGGGGGCAGGCCCGGGAGGCCCTGGGGCCCCGGGAGGGTCGCACAACGCGGACATCCCggagcccgagcccgagcccgagGCGGGAGCGGCGAAGCGCAGGCAGCGCATGCGCGCTGAGGGAAACCCGAAAGGAACCACCGACTAGGCTTCTCAGGAAAACCCGTCCGGCGACGTCCGCGACCCTCCTACATTGGTTCCGGACCACGTTCGGACCCCAGAGCGGGATCGCGACGGTGACAGCGAGAAGCTGACCTGGCCTCAAGCAAGCCGTTTTACCCACAAAGGGCGTTTAAGACACAAACTGAAGCTAGCTGCGGCTATTCCCAGTTGGATTTAATTATTTTGCCGAAAACCAAAAATGCAAAGTGTTCAACTCAcgaggttttaaaaaatgaagcactAGGAAACATTTCATCAATTAATAGTGACgatattaaataagtaaacaaacccTTGACAATGGAAAAAGCAGttaaaggagagaagggaaggggaaactacttgtgatctctgtctgtcaaataaataaataaaatctttaaaaaaaaaaaaaacagttgagtTCCTGGaagaaggtcactctgcctgtctcaagtaCTCGTCAATGGGCTGTAAGgtgtaaggaatttttttttttttctgtacttctttAGCCTTTGTTCCCCACATCATTCATTGTATAGCACTTAGTGACCTGCAATGGTTAAGAAAGCACCATATaagcattcattatttttttctttttttttttaagattttatttatttatttgacagagagaaatcacaagtaagcagagaggcaggcagagagagaggaggaagcaggctccctgcagagcagagagcccgatgtggggctcgaacccaggacctgggatcatgacctgagccgaaggcagcggcttaacccactgagacacccaggcacccctctttttttttttttttttaagattttatctatttatttgacagagatcacaagcagacagagaggcaggcagagagagagagagggaagcaggctccccgccgagcagagagcccgatgcgggactcgatcccaggatcctgagatcatgacctgagcagaaggcagcggcttaacccactaaccacccaggcgcccgccttcattatttttattacgtTTCTTGAATAAACTCCAGAAAATCAACTCTTGGACAACAGGAAATTTGCCCATATTGTTGAAGGCTACTCCTCATCCCCTACAACAGTGTTTGCCAGGCACGTAGTAGGTTCTTAATAgttggttaaataaatgaaaaggaaaatcgGTTTTGAGGCCAGAAGGCTTACTGCTCTCAGTGGAAGTGTGAGTTAGAGTGATACCAGATGGCAGTTCCTGAAGATACCTTTGAAACCACTTAAAAACATAGACTTGAAAAGAGATCAAAATGGCTGTACTAATGCTTCGGCAAAGCTTGATTTTAAGGTaacctttttcttctctgccaaacctcctctcctccttttttaGCCTTTTGTTTCAGGAACCTGGTACCACCCTGAAAAGGACTAAGGAGTCTGGCAGCACCTATACAATTCCTATAGAAACCAGCTACATCCTGTATTTACCTATAAAACCCCCCAGCCCATTCCTCTGAGCCCCTTCCTCCCAGTGGGCTTACAGTTTTTGAGGGCCACAGCTTGCTACAGGCTCCTTTGTCTGGCAAACCAATAAACCTATTGTTCCTCTTTATCCCAAACTCTTGGGTCTGAAGCACGGAGGTTGGTTTTCCAATAACACTTTTGAAGTGattgtattttaaaagctaaGGGACTAattatggttctttttttgttcttacaTTTTAGAAGTGCAGTAACTTACAAAGTGTATATATTACCTCCTAGCAAAATCTGTTCTAGAACAGTAATATGAGACAATTTCTGCTCCTAACAGTGCTTCAAATTGGGACCCAACACTTCCCATCTCAGAGCCTCAACTTTGGATCTGTAAAAGGAGACTTTTGAACCAGGTAAGCTCTCCAGCAATGAGAGTATTATGTGGTCCTTGCTCTTAAGGCTTTCATAATCTAAATGTGCCTTGTTTTGGTGTTGGACAGATCTAGATTCATCTCTGCTATTTATCAGTAATGTAACCCTGAGACAGTGATCCAAATGTTTGAAGcacatttcctcatctgtaaaatgggtatgatgTCTCCTGTCTCCCAGAGGTTTTACAAAGATCACTTgagaccagggcgcctgggtggctcagtgggttaaagcctctgccttcggctcaggtcatgatctcaagatccttggatcgaaccccgcatcgggctctccgctctgcagggagcctgcttcctcttccccgtctgcctgcctctctgcctacttgtgatctgtctctctctctctctgtcaaataaataataaataaaatctttaaaaaaaaaaagatcacttgaGACCACTTATTAAAAGACTTAGCATAATGCTAGATACAGAAATTCTTCAACACAGCAAGCTCCTTCTGCCTTAGATACAGGGGTAGAACAAAATTATGAAGAATGGgtataccaaaatattaaaaatgtcttttctggggcacctggctggctcagtcggtggaatgtgtgactcttgatcttggcgttATGGatttgagtcctgtgttgggtgttgagattacttaaaaataaagtcttggggcgcctgcgtggctcagtgggttaagcctctgccttcggctcaggtcatggtctcagggtcctgggatcgagccctgcatcgggatctctgctcagcggggagcctgcttccccgcctctctctccctgcctctctgc
This DNA window, taken from Lutra lutra chromosome 10, mLutLut1.2, whole genome shotgun sequence, encodes the following:
- the INTS5 gene encoding integrator complex subunit 5, yielding MRCLRFAAPASGSGSGSGMSALCDPPGAPGPPGPAPATHGPAPLSAQELSQEIKAFLTGVDPILGHQLSAREHARCGLLLLRSLPPARAAVLDHLRGVFDESVRAHLAALDESPVAGPPHLRPPPPSHVPAGGPGLEDVVQEVQQVLSEFIRANPKAWAPVISAWSIDLMGQLSSTYSGQHQRVPHATGSLNELLQLWMGCRATRTLMDIYVQCLSALIGSCPDACVDALLDTSVQHSPHFDWVVAHIGSSFPGTIISRVLSCGLKDFCVHGGAGGGAGGSGGSSSQTPSIDPFPGSPAIPGEKRVPKIASVVGILGHLASRHGDSIRRELLRMFHDSLAGGSGGRSGDPSLQATVPFLLQLAVMSPALLGTVSGELVDCLKPPAVLSQLQQHLQGFPREELDNMLNLAVHLVSQASGAGAYRLLQFLVDTAMPASVITTQGLAVPDTVREACDRLIQLLLLHLQKLVHHRGGPPGEGVLGPPPPPRPVPFLDALRNHVGELCGETLRLERKRFLWQHQLLGLLSVYTRPSCGPEALGHLLSRARGPEELSLATQLYAGLVVSLSGLLPLAFRSCLARVHAGTLQPLFTARFLRNLALLVGWEQQGGEGPAALGARFGESASAHLSDLAPLLLHPEEEVAEAAASLLAICPFPQESLSPSQLLGLVRAGVHRFFASLRLHGPPGVASASQLLTRLSQTSPAGLKAVLQLLVEGALHRGNAELFGGEVDRDNETLSVVSAPLASASLLDTNRRHTAAVPGPGGIWSVFHAGVIGRGLKPPKFVQSRNQQEVSYNTQSLLSLLVHCCSAPGGTECGGCWGAPTLSPEAAKAVAVTLVESVCPDAAGAELAWPPEEHARATVERDLRIGRRFREQPLLFELLKLVAAAPPALCYCSVLLRGLLAALLGHWEASRHPDTAHSPWHLEASCTLVAVMAEGSLLPPALGNMHEVFSQLAPFEVRLLLLSVWGFLREHGPLPQKFIFQSERGRFIRDFSREGGGEGGPHLAVLHSVLHRNIDRLGLFSGRFQAPSPSTLLRQGT